The Anabaena sp. PCC 7108 region CCACAAATCAGGAAACTCAATTTGAGGATAATCTTCCCTAACTTCCATCAGTGCCTCTTCCCAAGCTTGATCTAAAACTTCTGAAAAATATCGCTTCAGACTAGGAGATTGTTTGAGAATAATTCTTAACTAGCGACGTTGTTCTCGAATCGTCACTTCCCAGCCACGATGATCATACTCACTATTTGTCATGGATTTAATGGTGCGTCTGATAGTCCATTTTAGAGCATCAGGCAGATAAAGGCGTTTGTTAATCTACTCAATCCTAAGCATAAGATTTATTTAGGTATATATTCTTTTATGCCAACCTGGGGTAAAAACTTATGAAGAAATTGTTACAAAGTTTAGTACAATGACATCATT contains the following coding sequences:
- a CDS encoding DUF29 family protein, with translation MILKQSPSLKRYFSEVLDQAWEEALMEVREDYPQIEFPDLWKFSLNVDVLLSEKFCLEFC